attattttcaagCATGATTTTCTTTGTGAGAATTTCTATAGCATTTAGTGTCTACATTATACAATTTAACTAATTATATATTAATGATATATAAGTAGTTTCCAAAATGATGTGAATTTCTAAGTTTATCCCCAAGGGGTAAAATCTGATATCTTAGTCCTCTAGGTCTCTTTCAACCCATTGCTGGCTAGACAGTAGGTGCCTGAAAGACCAGTCGACTTAGTTCTTAGTCCATGAAGATATTTGGTCAGGCAATTTGGGCATTTCAGACATCATAAAATTTGCCTAAGAAGATCTGCATATGATGCAAGGCTTCCACAATCAGTAGATGTGACCTCGAACAAGTTACTTTTGCCTCTTTGCATCACTTGCAAAATAGTGACAGTGATTCTCTCTTGATGATGAAAAGTCCAATGGtattatttgataaaatattttgtgaattgAAAAGATTCTATAAATATAAGTGTTGGTTGCTATTTGACATTTGGGTATTCATTAAGGcacttttctttcattcatttttttcttctcttgtctaAAGGCTAGAAGTAGGTAGTTAATACAATCCAGAATCTAATTCCATAACCAGGAGTTAGGGAAAGTTAAGAGAGATGTACACACATAAGCTATGCTATTTGTGCAAAGGGTTAGATAATGGTTACTTGGAGAGTCCCTAATGAGATATGGAGGCTCTAAGAAAGTGCCACCCTATCAGCCCTATGagaaggtaagaaaaaaataggttCCTTATTCTCATTATCTTCAAAACGGTGGTGCAAAAGGGACTCCACTACAAGTGTGAGTGTAGAAAGAATGAACTGAAGATAGTTTAGGGATGGCTTGGAAcagtcatttctcttttccttcagttGCTGAGTCTCCCTGCTGCtgagggaagaaatgaaactaaCCTACAACACTAAAATTCTTATACAAGGAAAAGGGCAGTGGGCACTCTGTAGCACTCATCTGGCTTTTCTTTAATGTATGAACTGTTGCCCAGACCAAGGAACGAGAAAACACAGTCTGTCAAGGTGGCTTTGCTCTCTGAAGGTGAGACAAAAGGGTGCTGTGGTGACTCCATGCAAAGGCTAGAGAGAGAAATGCAGAGCATATATGCAGAGTCCCCAAGATAGAAAGTAATGTGCCGTCTTGGAAGCTATAGGAACTAATGcccaaaagatttaaaaaaaaaaaaaaaaaagagagagagagagagaaaacagaaaaattgttTAAGGAGAGCTATCATTTTCTATCGGTGAAGACTCCTGATCTTGAGGAGGTTCTGGAAagtttatttctgcttcttctgcttcttcttgGACTGGAATAATTTCAATGTCATCTTCATTCTTTGCTTGGGAAGATTTTTCGGTTAGCTCAACCacttcttcttttatttcaatCACCTGTTCTTTTTTATCTTCCGCTGACAAGAGTACAACATTCTAGAACACAAAATTAAACAAACTTTCCTTCACCTTTACcatttatcacttttctgaaCAATCTCTACAAATTATATATGCTGCTGATGTTATTTCCCAGCTGCCTACAAATACCAGCATTGATTTCCCAGGGCTCAGATGCTTCTCAGATCTCTTACTTATTAAAATTCAAGTCTGAATAATTCTTCAAGACCACCAGGCATTTGCCACTCTGCCTGGAGTGATTATATGGTATTGGAGGGGAGACTTGCAGTAACAGCGGCATTTAGATTctattttgatttgcttttggTGTATGTAACCCTGGAAAAGCAATTCTGTCCTTCAGAtcttattttcctcatctgcagaTTGAAGGCATTTGTGATGAttctaaaattctattttaaatttacCATTCTATAGTTTTGAAGCAGTTGATAATTGATCAACTCTGGGATATCCGTATCTCCCAATTGTGAAGCCTCTTTGAACCTACCGCTTTTGAAGAAGGAGGtaaaaatgggggagaaaaagagaggaaaactgAGAAATGAAGCCAAAGAACTAGTGACTTCTATCAGCTTTCAACCTTCAGTCTTCCTGCTTTCACACATTAAGTATGGAATCGTGAAAGCAAGATGGAAGCCTGACGTCAAGCAGAACCAAAGGCTGGCAAGAGGACACACATATCATAGAACTGCGTCCTTTGTCTAATTGTTGGACTTGTTTCAAATGTCAAGACATTTCCCCTCATTATTAGTATTTTCTGCTTGGCATATAGAACTATGCCAAGTTAATTTTCACGAAGCTCCCTAGTTTCAAAGTCTCATCAGATTGCATTTGCTATGAAAGAGCCTTTAAGGAAGGGGTTTTCATCAAGGGAGGTTGTGGACCGAGTGGCTGCTACTTACAGCTTTGGGTTTGGAGCACAGTCTTTTCCAGTCATTCTCGGCAATGCCACCTGCCACAAGTTTCTGGAAGAAGGAGAAGATCAGCATCACTGACAAAatgccctaaaaaaaaaatgacaaaagaatgagaatgaaaatgtaATAATGGCACACAACATGGGGCTGATGCTCAACAAATGACTCAAATAAAATGAAGTGACAGAGGGGTGCATGTgtagttcagaggttagaatgtccgccttccatgcgggagacctgggttcgattcccagaccatgcatcccccccccaaaaaaaaatgaaatgacagaagGACCCAATGCTTAGGTAAATAATGGTAAGCTGTGAGAATGGCTTGTGTAGAAGACAGgttttttttatataactttaGCACAACTCCTGGGTGACACAGAGGCTTACTGTCTTTTCTGGGAGAAAGTAAGGCAGGGATAACCAATTGGAAGAAtccattttggggggaggggtggggcttaCATGAATCAACCCCCCActtgagaatcaaacccaggtctctgcattGAACAATCAagtttatataagaaaaaataattactgaGTACCAAATTAAATTGTATCTAGTTTAAGGGGCTTGGTGTCATGCCAAGGAAATTTTTCTACACTTGGgagatgtatttttttccctataaacTTGACACTAAAAACTCCTTGAGGCCAAAAGATGTACATAACAACTCAGTTATTTCTTCCGTTGTGCATcctactcaataaatattgataccattaataatattattaataataatgttaaTAGCAAACAGTCATATAGCACTTTCTTTGTACCAgctctgttctaagtgcttttcagtatattaactcatttatttctcagCACAGCCCCATAGGTAATGTtactctccccattttacagttgaggcaATTGAGGCAGACTATAGTTATACTTTTGCCCCAGGTCACATAAATAGTAAGTATCAGACCCATGCAGTCTGGGTCCAGAGTTGTTGCTCtggatatataataaaaatgcccTATTTACTCCTTGGAAAGAAATCCAATTTCACACTTACCAAGAACACAGATCGTATGTTGTAACAATATTGTGTAGATGTAGTGTTTTTCTCAAAGGGCATAGCTGGTTCACAGTTATATATGTTAATCAAAGGCATAGCTGTTTTAATAAGATTTGGactctccattttaaaaaaatgagacatTGTAATATTAAATATGTCCATGATTACAAAAATTACTCCAGAAATGGCAGCGAAGAGGCTCAATGAGTTCATTACCACTTTCCCTTTGACCTGAAATGGAGACACAAAGATTTATTTATTGGGTTTGTTTTCCATTTGGAGAATATAAGGCAGGAAGGCATTCCGATGCCCTACCCCTGCCTCACAGGTATACTACACCTAAATTATACGAATGTCCT
This region of Tamandua tetradactyla isolate mTamTet1 chromosome 9, mTamTet1.pri, whole genome shotgun sequence genomic DNA includes:
- the MS4A1 gene encoding B-lymphocyte antigen CD20 isoform X2; its protein translation is MTTLRNSVSGTFPADPMKGPVAMRPVQKTSTRRVPSLVGPTQRFFMRESKALGAVQIMNGLFHIALGGILMVPMGMHAPICVIIWYPLWGGVMYIISGSLLAAAEKNPKNSLVKGKVVMNSLSLFAAISGVIFVIMDIFNITMSHFFKMESPNLIKTAMPLINIYNCEPAMPFEKNTTSTQYCYNIRSVFLKLVAGGIAENDWKRLCSKPKANVVLLSAEDKKEQVIEIKEEVVELTEKSSQAKNEDDIEIIPVQEEAEEAEINFPEPPQDQESSPIENDSSP
- the MS4A1 gene encoding B-lymphocyte antigen CD20 isoform X3; this translates as MTTLRNSVSGTFPADPMKGPVAMRPVQKTSTRRVPSLVGPTQRFFMRESKALGAVQIMNGLFHIALGGILMVPMGMHAPICVIIWYPLWGGVMVKGKVVMNSLSLFAAISGVIFVIMDIFNITMSHFFKMESPNLIKTAMPLINIYNCEPAMPFEKNTTSTQYCYNIRSVFLGILSVMLIFSFFQKLVAGGIAENDWKRLCSKPKANVVLLSAEDKKEQVIEIKEEVVELTEKSSQAKNEDDIEIIPVQEEAEEAEINFPEPPQDQESSPIENDSSP
- the MS4A1 gene encoding B-lymphocyte antigen CD20 isoform X1, with product MTTLRNSVSGTFPADPMKGPVAMRPVQKTSTRRVPSLVGPTQRFFMRESKALGAVQIMNGLFHIALGGILMVPMGMHAPICVIIWYPLWGGVMYIISGSLLAAAEKNPKNSLVKGKVVMNSLSLFAAISGVIFVIMDIFNITMSHFFKMESPNLIKTAMPLINIYNCEPAMPFEKNTTSTQYCYNIRSVFLGILSVMLIFSFFQKLVAGGIAENDWKRLCSKPKANVVLLSAEDKKEQVIEIKEEVVELTEKSSQAKNEDDIEIIPVQEEAEEAEINFPEPPQDQESSPIENDSSP